The Kiritimatiellia bacterium genome has a window encoding:
- a CDS encoding zinc ribbon domain-containing protein codes for MTAKFCKQCGAPLNTGAAFCGGCGARFEAPAPAMSSPWAGGASRPAMASPFESAGAAGRGAARAVSAAAQIFKGGGAMKGLAPPRWNVVVGETLPSPMDLLKAKAGEILRGPVRKLADAARQAVSAPAPASPAPRAAGSFCAGCGAALKPGARFCGHCGNRLA; via the coding sequence ATGACGGCGAAGTTTTGCAAGCAGTGCGGGGCGCCGCTGAATACCGGCGCGGCTTTTTGCGGCGGGTGCGGGGCCCGGTTCGAGGCGCCGGCGCCGGCCATGTCGTCGCCGTGGGCCGGCGGCGCGAGCCGTCCCGCCATGGCCTCGCCGTTCGAAAGCGCCGGGGCGGCAGGACGGGGCGCGGCCCGCGCGGTATCGGCCGCGGCGCAGATATTCAAGGGCGGCGGGGCCATGAAAGGGCTGGCGCCGCCCCGCTGGAACGTCGTGGTGGGCGAGACCCTGCCGTCGCCCATGGACTTGCTGAAGGCGAAGGCCGGGGAGATCCTGCGCGGGCCCGTCCGGAAACTGGCGGACGCCGCCCGGCAGGCCGTGTCCGCGCCGGCACCTGCTTCGCCCGCCCCGCGCGCGGCGGGTTCCTTTTGCGCCGGCTGCGGGGCCGCTTTGAAGCCGGGCGCACGGTTTTGCGGGCATTGCGGGAACCGTTTGGCGTAA
- a CDS encoding zinc ribbon domain-containing protein, giving the protein MTKPSNCPLCGAELNEGSTVCDFCGLPVVTETIDTKWTEGVSAPMPPALHTGVASSVDQSFSPRVADRSLGPPKTSPAAGLSSCCAGCGASLSPGARFCPSCGNPIAVIIATAGINCVFCGRSVKAASKFCSECGRPVERKDRPQICSQCGQPIKTGAKFCGACGAPVAGGKGKE; this is encoded by the coding sequence ATGACAAAACCGTCCAACTGCCCGCTCTGTGGCGCCGAACTGAACGAGGGTTCAACAGTCTGCGATTTCTGCGGCCTTCCAGTTGTCACAGAGACTATCGATACTAAGTGGACAGAGGGGGTGTCCGCCCCCATGCCGCCGGCGCTCCACACGGGAGTCGCCAGTTCTGTCGATCAATCCTTCTCGCCCCGCGTGGCGGACCGATCCCTCGGGCCCCCCAAGACTTCGCCTGCGGCCGGATTGTCGTCATGTTGTGCTGGCTGCGGTGCGTCGTTGTCGCCCGGGGCCCGCTTCTGTCCTTCGTGCGGTAATCCGATAGCGGTCATAATAGCCACCGCCGGCATAAATTGTGTATTCTGCGGCAGATCTGTTAAGGCCGCCAGCAAGTTCTGTTCCGAATGTGGGCGTCCGGTCGAACGCAAGGATCGGCCACAAATCTGCTCGCAGTGCGGGCAGCCGATCAAGACAGGGGCCAAGTTCTGCGGTGCCTGCGGGGCGCCGGTCGCCGGGGGCAAGGGCAAGGAATGA
- a CDS encoding tetratricopeptide repeat protein, with translation MGSILKSLAGAAALFILGLGFLGGCGGAPGEREYSLGLREFNRERWVRARALLEKAIARRPGHADNAAAYHFLGVACWRMGQVQPALEAFEASRRLAPDLPEPLYNTAVIFFESGDPARAESLFQEAALSRPGDPRPLEFMGALYTQSGQWAEARRVLSVALARAPQSARILNALACVEARAGQRDPAVFYFMQALEKDSRYSPALFNLARLHEGRDAAQAESYFGKYLEALRGDTAANAGPQAEYARRALGDMAAEKAEKSAAPQAPSPSPLPAAKSYEALLKNAAAESARGHTAAALHLCLEAAGRAERQREAGKQEKALQAAVQLAPQQARAHYALGRFLAERGKADAALESFKKAVELDARFSLAQLGLAEAAVKTGEFDAALVACRAVVQQEPENPEALWLMATLYDQPLDMPEPAARTYREFERRFPGDPRVVRARERLKVLQPPRPEPPAPAEPAPTPPPEPAPAPEPPPPAPPARAESRDGARRVSFKPPATRDLQAAVQAYNRGTTYQQQGDVDRAVFYYLRAVENDDSFATAFFNLGIVYTARRDFDLAKDAYRLALERQPDLVAARYNLAVLLAEQDEVEAAAEQYALILKTHPDHAASHYALGLLYADKAGTYGLARRHYEAFLKLEPESPAAGAVRDWLSIH, from the coding sequence ATGGGAAGCATACTCAAGAGCCTGGCGGGCGCGGCCGCGCTGTTCATATTGGGCCTGGGCTTCCTGGGCGGCTGCGGCGGGGCGCCGGGCGAACGGGAATACAGCCTCGGCTTGCGCGAATTCAACCGCGAGCGATGGGTCCGGGCGCGGGCCCTGCTGGAGAAAGCAATCGCGCGGCGGCCGGGCCACGCGGACAACGCCGCGGCGTACCACTTTCTCGGCGTGGCCTGCTGGCGCATGGGCCAGGTGCAGCCCGCGCTGGAAGCCTTCGAGGCCAGCCGCCGGCTGGCGCCCGATCTGCCCGAACCCCTGTACAACACGGCGGTGATCTTTTTCGAGAGCGGCGATCCCGCCCGCGCGGAGTCGCTGTTCCAGGAGGCCGCGCTGTCCCGGCCCGGGGACCCGCGCCCGCTGGAATTCATGGGCGCCCTGTACACGCAGTCGGGACAATGGGCGGAAGCGAGGCGCGTGCTTTCCGTCGCCCTGGCGCGCGCGCCGCAATCCGCACGCATCCTGAACGCGTTGGCGTGCGTCGAGGCCCGGGCCGGCCAACGGGACCCGGCGGTGTTCTACTTCATGCAGGCGCTGGAAAAGGACTCCCGGTACTCGCCGGCGCTCTTCAATCTCGCCCGGCTGCACGAGGGACGCGACGCGGCACAGGCGGAGTCCTATTTCGGGAAATACCTGGAGGCCCTTCGCGGCGACACGGCGGCGAACGCGGGGCCCCAAGCCGAGTACGCGAGACGCGCCCTCGGCGACATGGCCGCCGAGAAAGCCGAGAAATCGGCGGCGCCCCAAGCCCCCTCGCCCTCTCCGCTTCCGGCGGCCAAGTCCTACGAGGCGCTGCTGAAGAACGCGGCCGCGGAATCGGCCAGGGGACATACCGCCGCGGCGCTGCACCTGTGCCTTGAAGCCGCGGGCCGGGCAGAGCGGCAGCGCGAGGCCGGCAAGCAGGAGAAGGCCCTGCAGGCCGCCGTCCAACTCGCGCCGCAGCAGGCTCGGGCCCATTACGCGCTAGGACGATTCCTGGCCGAGCGAGGGAAAGCCGACGCCGCGCTGGAGAGTTTCAAGAAGGCCGTGGAACTCGATGCGCGCTTTTCGCTGGCCCAGCTCGGGCTGGCCGAGGCCGCCGTCAAAACGGGCGAATTCGATGCCGCCCTCGTGGCCTGCCGGGCCGTCGTCCAGCAGGAACCGGAAAACCCCGAGGCCCTCTGGCTCATGGCGACGCTCTACGACCAGCCGCTGGACATGCCCGAACCCGCCGCGCGCACGTACCGCGAATTCGAGCGCCGCTTCCCGGGCGATCCGCGGGTCGTGCGAGCCCGGGAGCGCCTGAAGGTCCTGCAGCCCCCGCGGCCCGAGCCCCCCGCACCCGCCGAGCCTGCGCCGACGCCGCCCCCGGAACCTGCGCCGGCGCCCGAGCCTCCTCCCCCCGCGCCCCCGGCCCGCGCGGAATCCCGCGACGGCGCGCGCCGCGTGTCCTTCAAGCCGCCCGCCACCCGCGACCTCCAGGCCGCCGTGCAGGCCTACAACCGCGGCACGACGTATCAGCAGCAGGGCGACGTGGACCGCGCCGTCTTTTACTACCTGCGGGCCGTCGAAAACGACGATTCCTTCGCCACGGCGTTTTTCAACCTGGGCATCGTGTACACCGCCCGCCGGGATTTCGATCTCGCGAAGGACGCCTACCGCCTGGCCCTGGAGCGGCAGCCGGACCTCGTGGCGGCCCGCTACAACCTGGCCGTGCTGCTCGCGGAGCAGGACGAGGTGGAGGCCGCCGCGGAGCAATACGCCCTGATCCTCAAAACCCACCCGGACCACGCGGCGTCGCACTATGCGCTCGGCCTGCTCTACGCGGACAAGGCCGGCACCTACGGGCTCGCGCGCCGGCACTACGAGGCCTTCCTGAAGCTGGAGCCGGAAAGCCCGGCCGCCGGGGCCGTGCGCGACTGGTTGAGCATCCATTGA
- a CDS encoding DNA polymerase III subunit alpha, translating to MKTVPFVHLHFHTAYSLLDGACQPDRVMERAQELGMAAVAITDHGVLYGIVDFYKQARSLGIKPVLGCEVYVASDGRRERNANAPRHHLVLLAENLQGWHNLVRLVSLAHLEGFYYKPRIDKELLAQHHEGLIGLASCLHGEVAAACAHEDTAAAERAARAYTEILGPGNFFLEIQDHGLPEQKTANRGILEVARRTGLPVVATNDVHYLRPEHAEAHEVLLCLQTQTVMTDPKRMRYASNQFYMKSGEEMQRLFPDHPEVLANTVEIADRCNVELRLEKDLHFPKYEIPGGKDEKTYLEQLGREGLRRRYGIEDLDHPKNDAEKKIRERFFFELGVIEKTRFLNYFLVVWDFVRFAHEQHIPVGPGRGSGAGSIVAYALGITGIDPLRYNLIFERFLNPERISPPDFDIDFCQSRRGEVIEYVREKYGRDNVAQIITFGSLGAKTVIRDIGRVLEIPLGECDRLAKMVPDDPKMTLEIALKQNPEFRKARDTEDNARRILKYAEVLEGLPRNPGTHAAGVVIGERPLIELVPLQRDKDGEVITQFEMEPLGEVGLLKMDFLGLKTLTVIQEAVDLVRSGRGVELDMANLPMDDAATFDLLNRGDTVGVFQVESKGMRDLLRRIGLTRFEDLIAMIALFRPGPMNMLDDYVNRKHGKVKLAYDHPLMEPILRETYGVMLYQEQVQQVANVLAGFSLGQGDILRRAMGKKKKEVMDEMEEKFVQGCQKTNRIPPRVAKKVFEDISRFAGYGFNKSHSAAYAILSYQTAWLKTHYPVEFMAALLSSEIGNTDKLPLLVAEAREMGIEVLPPNVNDSEVRFKPVGDAIRFGMAGVKNVGTGAVAAIVAERAERGPFKGLVDFCGRVDAQLVNKKTLESLVKCGAFDFSGMSRGRLFAGLDFAVSHAAALQRDKRSGQTSLFDLLAPTEGTPAQDELPPGEPWPESQMLAAERELLGFYISGHPLTAYEWALRTFGVANMAGLEAVPSGGAARVGGLVAQFQKKFTKKDEKPMGVFRLELLDGAVEAVAFPDAFREYGVHLQDAAPVMLCGVVKKGDQTKIEVQEIYPLKDVHRMFAERLSVHVPAAGLDDAKLWKIKELLARHPGPTPVTLCLQFPTGEKVFVKADRTFHVEAAEALVRELEHVVGEDGVYVEVVKRACRKENGARNGRGRWGGRPD from the coding sequence TTGAAGACCGTACCGTTTGTCCATTTGCATTTTCACACGGCGTACAGCTTGCTGGACGGGGCCTGCCAGCCGGACCGCGTGATGGAGCGGGCGCAGGAGCTCGGCATGGCGGCCGTCGCGATCACCGATCACGGCGTGCTCTACGGCATCGTGGACTTCTACAAGCAGGCGCGCAGCCTCGGGATCAAGCCCGTGCTGGGCTGCGAGGTGTACGTGGCGTCCGACGGACGGCGGGAACGGAACGCGAACGCGCCGCGGCATCACCTGGTGCTGCTGGCCGAGAACCTGCAGGGCTGGCACAACCTCGTGCGCCTCGTCTCCCTCGCGCACCTCGAGGGCTTCTACTACAAGCCGCGCATCGACAAGGAACTGCTGGCGCAGCACCACGAAGGGCTGATCGGGCTTGCGAGCTGCCTGCACGGCGAGGTGGCCGCGGCCTGCGCGCACGAGGATACGGCCGCGGCGGAGCGCGCCGCCCGGGCCTACACGGAGATCCTGGGGCCCGGCAACTTCTTCCTGGAGATCCAGGACCACGGCCTGCCCGAACAGAAGACCGCCAACCGGGGCATCCTGGAGGTCGCCCGCCGGACCGGCCTGCCCGTCGTGGCCACCAACGACGTGCATTACCTCCGCCCGGAGCATGCCGAGGCCCATGAGGTGCTGCTCTGCCTCCAGACGCAGACCGTCATGACCGATCCCAAGCGAATGCGCTATGCCTCGAACCAGTTCTACATGAAAAGCGGCGAGGAGATGCAGCGCCTCTTCCCGGACCATCCCGAGGTCCTGGCGAACACCGTGGAGATCGCCGACCGCTGCAACGTGGAGCTGCGCCTGGAAAAAGACCTGCACTTCCCGAAATACGAGATCCCGGGCGGGAAAGACGAGAAGACCTACCTCGAGCAGCTCGGGCGCGAGGGGCTACGGCGCCGCTACGGCATCGAGGACCTCGATCATCCGAAGAACGACGCGGAAAAGAAAATCCGCGAGCGGTTCTTCTTCGAGCTGGGCGTGATCGAAAAGACCCGGTTCCTCAACTACTTCCTCGTCGTCTGGGACTTCGTCCGCTTCGCCCACGAGCAGCATATCCCCGTCGGGCCCGGCCGCGGGTCCGGCGCGGGCAGCATCGTGGCGTACGCGCTGGGCATCACGGGCATCGACCCGCTGCGGTACAATCTCATCTTCGAGCGGTTCCTGAACCCGGAGCGCATCTCGCCGCCGGACTTCGACATCGATTTCTGCCAAAGCCGGCGCGGCGAGGTGATCGAATACGTCCGCGAGAAGTACGGGCGCGATAACGTGGCCCAGATCATCACCTTCGGCAGCCTCGGCGCCAAGACGGTGATCCGGGACATCGGGCGCGTGCTCGAGATCCCGCTAGGCGAGTGCGACCGGTTGGCCAAGATGGTCCCGGACGATCCCAAGATGACGCTGGAGATCGCGCTCAAGCAGAATCCCGAGTTCCGCAAGGCCCGCGACACCGAGGACAACGCGCGGCGCATCCTCAAGTATGCCGAGGTGCTGGAGGGCCTGCCGCGCAACCCGGGCACCCACGCCGCCGGCGTGGTGATCGGCGAGAGGCCGCTGATTGAACTCGTTCCGCTCCAGCGGGATAAGGACGGCGAGGTCATCACGCAGTTCGAGATGGAGCCCCTCGGCGAGGTCGGCCTGCTGAAGATGGACTTCCTCGGGCTGAAGACCCTCACCGTCATCCAGGAGGCCGTCGACCTTGTCCGGTCCGGGCGCGGCGTCGAGCTGGACATGGCGAACCTGCCCATGGACGACGCGGCGACGTTCGACCTGCTCAACCGCGGCGACACCGTCGGCGTGTTCCAGGTGGAAAGCAAGGGGATGCGCGACCTGCTGCGGCGTATCGGGCTGACGCGCTTCGAGGACCTGATCGCCATGATCGCCCTCTTCCGGCCCGGCCCGATGAACATGCTGGACGACTACGTCAACCGGAAGCACGGCAAGGTCAAGCTCGCCTACGACCATCCTCTGATGGAGCCCATCCTCCGCGAGACCTACGGCGTCATGCTCTACCAGGAGCAGGTGCAGCAGGTGGCCAACGTGCTGGCCGGGTTCAGCCTGGGCCAGGGCGACATTCTCCGGCGCGCGATGGGCAAGAAGAAGAAGGAAGTCATGGACGAGATGGAGGAGAAGTTCGTCCAGGGCTGCCAGAAGACCAACCGCATCCCGCCCCGCGTCGCCAAGAAAGTGTTCGAAGACATCTCCCGCTTCGCCGGCTACGGCTTCAACAAGTCGCACAGCGCGGCCTACGCCATTCTCTCCTACCAGACGGCATGGCTGAAGACGCACTACCCGGTCGAGTTCATGGCCGCGCTGCTCTCGAGCGAAATCGGCAACACGGACAAGCTGCCCCTGCTGGTGGCCGAGGCGCGCGAGATGGGCATCGAGGTCCTGCCGCCGAACGTCAACGACAGCGAGGTGCGGTTCAAGCCCGTCGGCGACGCCATCCGGTTCGGCATGGCGGGGGTGAAGAACGTCGGGACCGGCGCCGTCGCGGCGATCGTCGCCGAGCGCGCGGAGCGCGGCCCGTTCAAGGGCCTGGTGGATTTCTGCGGGCGCGTGGACGCCCAGCTCGTCAACAAGAAGACGCTGGAGAGTTTGGTCAAGTGCGGGGCCTTCGACTTCAGCGGGATGTCGCGCGGGCGGCTCTTCGCCGGCCTGGACTTTGCCGTGAGCCATGCCGCGGCCCTGCAGCGGGACAAGCGTAGCGGGCAGACCTCGCTCTTCGACCTCCTAGCCCCGACGGAAGGGACGCCCGCCCAGGACGAACTGCCCCCGGGCGAGCCGTGGCCGGAAAGCCAGATGCTGGCCGCCGAGCGGGAGCTGCTGGGCTTCTACATCTCGGGCCACCCGCTGACCGCCTACGAGTGGGCGCTGCGGACCTTCGGCGTGGCCAACATGGCGGGCCTGGAGGCCGTGCCGTCCGGCGGCGCCGCGCGGGTCGGCGGCCTCGTCGCGCAGTTCCAGAAGAAGTTCACGAAGAAGGACGAGAAGCCGATGGGCGTGTTCCGGCTGGAACTGCTCGACGGCGCGGTGGAGGCCGTGGCGTTTCCCGACGCGTTCCGCGAGTACGGGGTGCACCTCCAGGATGCCGCGCCGGTGATGCTCTGCGGCGTCGTCAAGAAAGGCGACCAGACCAAGATCGAGGTCCAGGAGATCTACCCGCTCAAGGACGTGCACCGGATGTTCGCCGAGCGCTTGAGTGTGCACGTCCCCGCCGCCGGGCTCGACGACGCCAAGCTCTGGAAGATCAAGGAGCTGCTGGCCCGTCATCCCGGGCCCACCCCGGTCACGCTCTGCCTGCAGTTCCCGACGGGCGAAAAGGTTTTCGTCAAGGCCGACCGGACGTTTCACGTCGAGGCGGCGGAGGCCCTGGTCCGGGAGCTGGAGCACGTGGTGGGCGAGGACGGCGTCTACGTCGAGGTCGTCAAGCGCGCGTGCCGCAAGGAGAACGGCGCGCGCAACGGGCGGGGCCGGTGGGGCGGCCGCCCGGACTGA
- a CDS encoding signal peptidase I, protein MIKCFVIEGESMRPALREGDVIVACGLKRHPRVGEVLVFRAPLDGRVVVHRVAHALDSAVVTRGDANAYADPHVIDLDQIIGVVKLAIPWLGRFLYPLRKVRPA, encoded by the coding sequence ATGATTAAATGCTTTGTAATTGAAGGCGAAAGCATGCGTCCTGCCCTGCGGGAGGGCGATGTCATCGTGGCTTGTGGTCTGAAACGGCATCCTCGGGTGGGGGAGGTGCTCGTCTTTCGGGCTCCATTGGACGGCCGGGTGGTCGTCCACCGAGTGGCGCATGCGCTTGACAGTGCGGTGGTAACCCGTGGCGATGCCAATGCTTATGCCGATCCACACGTGATTGATCTCGATCAGATAATTGGTGTTGTAAAGCTGGCGATTCCCTGGTTGGGCCGCTTCTTATACCCGCTTCGCAAGGTTCGCCCGGCATGA
- the fusA gene encoding elongation factor G — protein MPRQVPLSNIRNIGIMAHIDAGKTTVSERILFFTGKTHKLGEVHDGAAQLDWMPQERERGITITSAATTTTWRDHQITLIDTPGHVDFTVEVERSLRVLDGAIALFCAVGGVEPQAEKVWHQSEKYNVPKIAFVNKMDRVGADFFAVLEEIQTDLGANAVPVVVPIGKEESFKGIIDLVAMKAIYYDEDNQGTTFREENIPADKMDKARKWRANLVEKCAEQDDALLEKFVEKGDLTEGEILGILRKATIARRVVPVYCGSAFKNKGIQRVLDGVIRCLPAPNEIPPIICAREPEVNTREPRDDDPFSALAFKVVSDKHMGKLTYIRIYSGRLESGSTVLNSSRDKTQRVSRLFRMHANRQEVITEAFTGDIVAVVGLTDTRTGDTLCNEDQPIHLEAIEFPAPVVSISIAPETQGDSERLGEALHRLADEDPTFTVAFDPETSETIISGMGELHLEIIVDRLKREFNVTAKVGRPEVAYRETATVAVDGEGKYIKQSGGRGQYGHVCMKLEPLPPGGGFEFVNDVVGGRIPLQYIPSVEKGVVRALRSGPFAGYPVVDLRISLYDGSYHEVDSNDFAFQEAARIAFKQMFLKGQPELLEPVMSVEVVAPEEFMGPCASSVCQRRGRIESMTKKGDMQIIEGLVPLAEMFGYANALRTLTQGRASFSMHFEHYEAVPDALAEAIVEKRRKEKKVR, from the coding sequence ATGCCCAGACAGGTACCGCTTTCGAATATACGGAACATCGGCATCATGGCGCACATCGATGCCGGCAAGACGACCGTCAGTGAGCGCATCCTCTTTTTCACGGGGAAGACGCACAAGCTCGGGGAGGTCCACGACGGCGCCGCCCAGCTCGACTGGATGCCCCAGGAACGCGAGCGCGGCATCACGATCACGTCCGCCGCGACCACGACCACCTGGCGCGATCACCAGATCACGCTGATCGACACCCCGGGCCACGTGGACTTTACGGTCGAGGTCGAGCGCAGCCTGCGCGTCCTGGACGGCGCCATCGCCCTCTTCTGCGCCGTCGGCGGCGTGGAGCCCCAGGCGGAAAAGGTCTGGCACCAGAGCGAAAAGTACAACGTGCCCAAGATCGCCTTCGTCAACAAGATGGACCGCGTGGGCGCGGATTTCTTCGCCGTCCTGGAGGAGATCCAGACCGACCTCGGCGCCAATGCCGTGCCCGTCGTCGTGCCGATCGGCAAGGAGGAATCGTTCAAGGGCATCATCGACCTGGTCGCCATGAAGGCCATCTACTACGACGAGGACAACCAGGGCACCACGTTCCGCGAGGAGAACATCCCCGCGGACAAGATGGACAAGGCGCGGAAGTGGCGCGCCAACCTCGTCGAGAAGTGCGCGGAGCAGGACGACGCCCTGCTCGAGAAGTTCGTCGAGAAGGGCGACCTGACCGAGGGCGAGATCCTGGGCATCCTGCGCAAGGCCACCATCGCCCGGCGCGTCGTGCCGGTCTACTGCGGCTCCGCCTTCAAGAACAAGGGCATCCAGCGCGTGCTCGACGGCGTGATCCGCTGCCTGCCCGCCCCGAACGAGATCCCGCCCATCATCTGCGCGCGCGAGCCGGAGGTGAACACCCGCGAGCCCAGGGACGACGACCCGTTCTCCGCCCTGGCCTTCAAGGTGGTGTCCGACAAGCACATGGGCAAACTCACGTACATCCGCATCTACTCCGGCCGGCTGGAATCCGGCTCGACGGTGCTGAACAGCAGCCGCGACAAAACCCAGCGCGTCAGCCGGCTGTTCCGCATGCACGCGAACCGCCAGGAGGTGATCACCGAGGCCTTCACGGGCGACATCGTCGCCGTCGTCGGCCTCACCGACACGCGGACCGGCGACACGCTGTGCAACGAGGATCAGCCCATCCATCTCGAGGCCATCGAGTTCCCGGCCCCCGTCGTCTCCATCAGCATCGCGCCGGAGACGCAGGGCGACTCGGAGCGGCTGGGCGAGGCGCTGCACCGGCTGGCGGACGAGGATCCGACCTTCACCGTGGCCTTCGATCCCGAGACCTCCGAAACGATCATCTCCGGCATGGGGGAGCTGCACCTCGAGATCATCGTGGACCGCCTGAAGCGCGAGTTCAACGTGACGGCGAAGGTCGGGCGGCCCGAGGTGGCCTACCGCGAGACCGCGACGGTGGCCGTCGACGGCGAGGGCAAGTACATCAAGCAGTCCGGCGGGCGCGGCCAGTACGGCCACGTGTGCATGAAACTGGAGCCGCTGCCGCCCGGCGGCGGGTTCGAGTTCGTCAACGACGTCGTCGGCGGGCGCATCCCGCTGCAATACATCCCGTCCGTCGAGAAGGGCGTGGTCCGGGCCCTGCGCTCCGGCCCGTTCGCCGGGTACCCGGTGGTGGACCTGCGGATCTCGCTCTACGACGGGTCGTACCACGAGGTGGACTCCAACGACTTCGCCTTCCAGGAGGCGGCCCGCATCGCGTTCAAGCAGATGTTTCTCAAGGGCCAGCCCGAGCTGCTCGAGCCGGTCATGTCCGTCGAGGTGGTCGCCCCGGAGGAGTTCATGGGCCCGTGCGCCAGCTCCGTCTGCCAGCGGCGCGGACGCATCGAGTCCATGACCAAGAAGGGCGACATGCAGATCATCGAGGGGCTCGTGCCGCTGGCCGAGATGTTCGGCTACGCCAACGCGCTGCGAACCCTGACCCAGGGCCGCGCCTCGTTCAGCATGCACTTCGAACACTACGAGGCCGTGCCCGATGCCCTCGCCGAGGCCATCGTCGAGAAGCGGCGCAAAGAGAAGAAGGTGCGGTAA
- a CDS encoding secondary thiamine-phosphate synthase enzyme YjbQ, producing the protein MESFSIATKRRTDFVDITREVERAAAALGVRDGAVTVFVPHTTAGITINEHADPDVMSDLEAALERVVPWRADYAHAEGNAAAHVKASLMGSSVRVLVERGHLRLGTWQGVFLCEFDGPRTRTVWVSA; encoded by the coding sequence ATGGAATCCTTCTCCATAGCGACGAAGCGGCGCACGGACTTCGTGGATATCACGCGCGAGGTCGAGCGCGCGGCGGCCGCGCTGGGCGTGCGGGACGGGGCGGTGACCGTCTTCGTGCCTCACACCACGGCCGGCATCACGATCAACGAGCATGCGGATCCCGACGTGATGTCGGACCTGGAGGCGGCGCTGGAGCGCGTGGTCCCGTGGAGGGCCGACTATGCCCACGCGGAGGGCAACGCGGCGGCGCATGTGAAGGCCAGCCTGATGGGCTCCTCCGTCCGGGTTCTCGTGGAGCGCGGGCACCTGCGGCTGGGGACGTGGCAGGGCGTGTTCCTGTGCGAATTCGACGGACCGCGCACCCGCACCGTCTGGGTCTCGGCCTGA
- a CDS encoding LemA family protein encodes MDPVTMVIIAVAAVLVLFLIGTYNKLVGRRNAVMNGFGTMDVLLKKRYDLIPNLVAAVQGYMQHERAVLEQITALRAQAVSGRLTTEQMFATNAQLGTLLGGLRVAIENYPQLKANENVLHLQATLAEIEEQISAGRRAYNATVLNLNNALDMFPSSLVGMLFGFQRAAFFEAGAEERNTVPSVNIGAPR; translated from the coding sequence ATGGACCCGGTAACCATGGTCATCATAGCAGTCGCGGCAGTGCTCGTGCTGTTCCTGATCGGCACGTACAACAAGCTGGTCGGGCGCCGGAATGCCGTGATGAACGGCTTCGGCACGATGGACGTGCTGCTGAAGAAGCGGTACGACCTGATCCCGAACCTCGTCGCCGCCGTGCAGGGCTACATGCAGCACGAGCGGGCGGTGCTGGAGCAGATCACGGCCTTGCGCGCGCAGGCCGTGTCCGGGCGCCTGACGACCGAGCAGATGTTCGCCACGAACGCGCAGTTGGGAACCTTGCTGGGCGGCCTGCGCGTGGCGATCGAGAATTATCCCCAACTCAAGGCCAACGAGAACGTGCTGCACCTGCAGGCCACCCTGGCCGAGATCGAGGAGCAAATCTCCGCCGGGCGCCGGGCTTACAACGCGACGGTGCTGAACCTGAACAACGCGCTGGATATGTTCCCGTCGAGCCTGGTGGGGATGCTTTTCGGGTTCCAGCGCGCCGCGTTCTTCGAGGCCGGCGCGGAGGAGCGCAACACGGTCCCCTCGGTCAATATCGGCGCGCCGCGCTGA
- a CDS encoding RDD family protein gives MVPKFCSQCGAALTAGAKFCEQCGTAIAGMTAAAPPAPAVALPQPGTSPPPAPTPIPIPIPAPAPSPWAAGPAPQAAPWVSSPQATPWASSPRAGPAPIVEGAPYAGIVQRFGALLVDGFLLGGLWWLAGGLIMRQLYTWFWRMGLSPTTGMYAIGILAGWLYFAGLESSARQGTIGKMICKIRVVDLQGRRIGFGKATGRYLAKILSALPLGLGFLAAAFSQTKQAWHDKLSGCFVVMDMHTT, from the coding sequence ATGGTTCCGAAATTCTGCAGCCAATGCGGCGCGGCGCTGACCGCCGGCGCGAAGTTCTGTGAACAGTGCGGAACGGCCATCGCGGGCATGACGGCGGCCGCCCCGCCGGCTCCGGCGGTGGCGCTGCCGCAACCCGGCACATCTCCGCCGCCCGCGCCGACACCCATACCGATCCCGATTCCGGCACCGGCGCCCTCCCCATGGGCCGCCGGCCCTGCGCCACAGGCCGCGCCCTGGGTCTCGTCTCCCCAGGCAACGCCCTGGGCTTCTTCGCCCCGGGCCGGTCCGGCCCCGATCGTGGAGGGAGCCCCGTACGCGGGGATCGTGCAGCGCTTCGGCGCCCTGCTGGTAGACGGATTCCTGCTCGGTGGCCTCTGGTGGCTGGCCGGAGGCCTGATCATGAGGCAGCTCTATACGTGGTTCTGGCGGATGGGCCTTTCCCCGACCACGGGGATGTACGCGATCGGCATCCTGGCCGGCTGGCTCTATTTCGCCGGCCTGGAGTCCTCGGCCCGGCAGGGCACGATCGGGAAGATGATCTGCAAGATACGGGTCGTGGACCTGCAGGGCCGACGCATCGGGTTCGGCAAGGCGACCGGGCGCTACCTCGCCAAGATCCTCTCCGCCCTGCCGCTCGGCCTCGGCTTCCTCGCCGCCGCTTTCAGCCAAACCAAGCAGGCGTGGCACGACAAGTTGAGCGGGTGCTTTGTGGTGATGGACATGCATACAACATAG